In Paraburkholderia terrae, the following proteins share a genomic window:
- a CDS encoding high-potential iron-sulfur protein gives MKKSRRIFMIATAGVASSLALTRLAFADSPKESDTDATAQALGYKSDATKVDKAKYAKYAAGQVCGNCTFYQGKPGDAFAPCPMFGGKQVAGKGWCSAYSKKA, from the coding sequence ATGAAAAAGTCCCGCCGTATATTTATGATCGCGACCGCCGGTGTGGCTTCGAGTCTGGCGCTCACGCGTCTTGCATTCGCCGATTCTCCGAAAGAGTCCGACACCGACGCTACGGCGCAGGCACTCGGCTACAAATCCGATGCAACCAAAGTTGACAAAGCGAAATACGCGAAGTATGCCGCTGGCCAGGTTTGCGGCAACTGCACGTTCTATCAGGGCAAGCCAGGCGACGCGTTCGCGCCTTGCCCGATGTTCGGGGGAAAGCAGGTCGCAGGCAAGGGCTGGTGCAGCGCGTATAGCAAGAAAGCCTGA
- a CDS encoding methyl-accepting chemotaxis protein: MVAIGMMGLRGLARLSTDMGSMYSASTVPIEDLASMQAAALKIRLQMRYIQALHEQEKAEELVADIGKEQRKLDAAWHDYYPAKIATADERRLADRVAMVLAAFRTQSDDIVAVLRSGNLEMAAYSIDELTETGDALSDAIGRDVALSAMQARQLAERGNATFDALRWTVLGAIGLGIVVATAASAWLLWAITTPLKAALDVARQIAEGRLGNAEGMSLHGEFAQLLDALQTMDRHLAGTVHTIKGSSDAIQYASIQIAEGSADLSSGARRQAESLEETAASLSELILSVQRNADYVRHAAEFANSTSLAADTSVAAVEQMRGTMGVISASSAKIVEITALIEGIAFQTNILALNAAVEAARAGEHGRGFAVVAGEVRCLAQRAASAAKEIKVLVRGSVESISGGCAHADLVAHAMGEVRLAIQRVVEINQSIFEASETQRSGIGQVNEAVSRMDQVIRRNAAVVEQAAQAAFSLGEQVAAQRHAIAVFEVHSPASATTN, from the coding sequence ATGGTGGCGATCGGCATGATGGGCCTTCGCGGTCTGGCGAGGCTCAGCACCGATATGGGCAGTATGTACTCGGCGAGTACCGTGCCGATCGAGGATCTCGCCTCGATGCAGGCGGCGGCGCTGAAGATCCGTCTGCAGATGCGCTACATCCAGGCGCTGCATGAACAGGAAAAGGCCGAGGAACTCGTGGCCGATATCGGCAAAGAGCAAAGGAAGCTCGATGCGGCCTGGCACGACTACTATCCCGCAAAGATCGCGACGGCGGATGAGCGCCGATTGGCCGACCGGGTAGCGATGGTATTGGCCGCCTTCCGGACGCAATCGGACGATATCGTCGCGGTGCTTCGGTCCGGCAATCTGGAGATGGCGGCCTATTCGATTGACGAGCTGACGGAAACTGGCGATGCATTGTCTGACGCAATCGGCCGCGACGTTGCACTGAGCGCCATGCAGGCGCGGCAATTGGCGGAGCGCGGCAACGCGACGTTCGATGCGTTGCGATGGACCGTGCTAGGTGCAATCGGCCTTGGCATCGTCGTAGCCACGGCTGCTTCGGCCTGGCTGCTTTGGGCGATTACGACGCCGCTTAAGGCTGCGCTCGACGTTGCACGGCAAATCGCCGAAGGCCGTTTGGGCAACGCCGAGGGCATGAGCCTGCATGGAGAGTTCGCCCAGTTGCTCGATGCGCTGCAAACGATGGACCGGCACCTCGCAGGGACGGTGCATACGATCAAGGGATCGAGTGATGCGATCCAGTACGCGTCGATCCAGATAGCCGAAGGCAGCGCGGATTTGTCCTCTGGCGCAAGGCGACAAGCCGAGTCGCTCGAAGAGACTGCGGCGAGCCTGAGCGAGCTGATCCTGTCGGTTCAACGCAATGCGGATTACGTTCGCCACGCCGCGGAGTTTGCCAATTCGACGTCGCTCGCGGCCGATACGAGCGTGGCGGCCGTCGAGCAGATGCGCGGCACGATGGGCGTGATTTCCGCCAGCTCGGCGAAAATCGTGGAAATCACGGCGCTGATCGAGGGGATCGCGTTTCAGACCAATATCCTCGCGCTGAATGCCGCCGTCGAGGCGGCGCGTGCTGGCGAGCACGGCCGCGGGTTTGCCGTCGTCGCCGGAGAGGTGCGCTGCCTCGCGCAGCGGGCAGCCAGCGCGGCGAAGGAAATCAAGGTGCTGGTGCGCGGCTCGGTAGAGTCCATTTCGGGTGGCTGCGCACATGCCGACCTGGTGGCGCATGCCATGGGAGAGGTGCGGCTTGCGATCCAGCGCGTGGTCGAAATCAACCAGAGCATCTTCGAAGCTTCGGAAACGCAGCGCAGCGGGATCGGGCAGGTCAACGAGGCGGTGAGCCGCATGGATCAGGTGATCCGCCGCAATGCTGCCGTCGTCGAGCAGGCAGCGCAAGCAGCGTTCTCGCTGGGGGAGCAGGTCGCCGCCCAGCGGCACGCGATTGCGGTCTTCGAGGTCCATTCTCCCGCAAGCGCGACAACGAACTGA
- a CDS encoding Tn3 family transposase, which yields MDHWRMAYLGIRQVPRELSEFELNTFFTFSRRDLASIDSRRSDLYRLAMALHVGFIRMTGRTLDSYKQIPTILLRHLGQQLGVQSPDVGTLRSIYDGNLKTLSDHQKFAQTVVNFRSIAEHQRRYVIRWLKEQLTGRPERGQLMSELKRWFYEHRIVIPPDRMLRQFIVQAVHDIEALLHETLQQALGVDRLDGWARLLPLPHGDHSSLQRWLWAVPLRGSTHQMGEVLDKINLLTMYGVAANWPAGCNDAIVRHYARRCASRPPSISKRIEPHGRRLEAACFMRYALCTSTDQVLSMLRRWVQQAVNDASHTVDAARVKAADQLHEFAVAVKALATDDSLSHENLRKELCVLADQVLQPHTPNRRSQIRQCLILRRHSARNLLMRLVQLPFEGEAAHPVLDAIVLLRGLYRRHVYLLPDGTNIRLGRAWREAIDSYDRLKAMIAFEWATLFALRVALRNGTIFVQHSFSFRSQTHMLIPAEEWPTRRNNLYGHLGVPQDPKEFLDPVLEHLDQRLELLRQAVDDGKVRIDTAVHLDPLQAQPESAETDQLRRAIFEAHPPGQLPEIILEIDSATRFSWVLLGREPRSRIELLMVYSAVLAHGTSLSAADISRMVPEVSPAAIRQMMKRLEDERMLRLAADAVLEFMHEHPVAACWGRADLASSDMMSLETTRSVWQARADPRRRTASIGMYTHVLDRWGIFYDQPIVLNERQAGAAIEGVVRQSATTDIAALAVDTHGYTDFAMGMARVLGFDLCPRLSHLRDRRLHVPRRHDVPPQLASITDRDVRLDLIADVWDEFVRIAASIRSGKCTAVDALTRFGSAARGQSVYEGGVHIGRLFRSIFLIDYFTNTAFRSELQHVLNRGEAVHNVQRAIHIGKIPVELARRQESLSAVSSALTLLSNILMAWNTTHMQRAVDEMQVVTGQPLDPEELKRIAPTHLEGINLRGTFNFPVARYARRILPSLASDLPASAASRQA from the coding sequence ATGGATCACTGGCGTATGGCATATCTCGGGATCCGGCAGGTGCCGCGCGAACTGAGCGAATTCGAACTCAATACGTTCTTCACGTTTTCCAGGCGCGATCTCGCGAGCATCGACTCGCGGCGTTCCGATCTCTATCGGCTCGCCATGGCATTGCATGTCGGGTTTATACGGATGACCGGTAGGACACTCGACTCGTACAAGCAGATTCCTACGATCCTTCTACGACACCTCGGCCAGCAACTGGGAGTCCAGTCGCCTGACGTCGGGACACTTCGATCGATCTACGATGGCAACTTGAAAACGCTGTCTGATCACCAGAAGTTCGCCCAAACGGTCGTCAATTTCCGGTCTATAGCAGAGCATCAGCGTCGATACGTCATCAGATGGCTCAAGGAACAGCTCACTGGCCGTCCGGAACGCGGGCAGTTGATGAGTGAGCTCAAGCGCTGGTTCTACGAGCACCGGATCGTGATACCGCCTGATCGCATGCTTAGACAGTTTATCGTTCAGGCCGTGCATGACATCGAAGCACTGCTACATGAGACGCTTCAGCAGGCGCTGGGCGTGGACAGGCTGGACGGCTGGGCACGCCTTCTTCCCCTTCCGCATGGAGACCATTCCAGTTTGCAACGCTGGTTGTGGGCTGTGCCGCTTCGCGGATCGACTCACCAGATGGGCGAAGTGCTCGACAAGATCAATCTGCTCACCATGTACGGCGTGGCTGCGAACTGGCCTGCTGGGTGTAACGATGCGATCGTTCGTCACTACGCGCGCCGTTGCGCCAGCCGGCCACCGTCGATCAGCAAGCGGATCGAGCCGCACGGCCGACGGCTGGAGGCCGCATGCTTTATGCGATATGCCCTGTGTACATCGACAGACCAGGTGCTTTCGATGCTGCGACGCTGGGTACAGCAAGCCGTCAACGACGCATCTCATACCGTCGACGCTGCAAGGGTAAAGGCCGCCGACCAGCTCCACGAATTTGCTGTCGCCGTGAAGGCATTGGCCACCGACGATTCGCTGTCGCATGAAAACCTGCGTAAAGAGCTTTGCGTGCTGGCTGATCAGGTTCTGCAACCCCATACGCCAAACAGGCGCAGCCAGATCCGTCAATGCCTCATTCTGAGACGTCATTCCGCGCGTAATCTGCTGATGCGGCTTGTGCAGTTGCCGTTTGAAGGGGAAGCGGCACATCCGGTCCTCGACGCGATCGTCCTGCTGCGAGGTCTCTATCGACGTCATGTCTATCTGTTGCCCGATGGCACGAACATCCGGCTTGGTCGAGCATGGCGCGAAGCGATCGACAGTTACGACCGCCTCAAGGCGATGATAGCTTTCGAATGGGCCACACTGTTTGCCCTACGGGTCGCGCTGCGCAATGGCACCATCTTTGTCCAGCACAGCTTTTCGTTCCGCAGCCAGACACATATGCTGATTCCGGCCGAAGAGTGGCCAACGAGGCGGAACAATCTGTACGGGCATCTCGGCGTCCCCCAAGATCCCAAGGAGTTTCTGGATCCGGTCCTGGAGCACCTCGACCAGCGCCTTGAGTTGCTTCGCCAGGCAGTCGACGACGGTAAGGTGCGGATCGACACGGCGGTACATCTGGATCCGTTGCAGGCCCAGCCCGAAAGCGCAGAGACCGATCAGCTGCGGCGCGCCATCTTCGAAGCCCATCCGCCGGGTCAGTTACCGGAGATCATCCTCGAAATTGACAGCGCAACCCGCTTCAGCTGGGTTTTGCTGGGACGTGAACCCCGGTCACGGATCGAATTGCTGATGGTTTATTCAGCCGTTCTGGCGCACGGGACTTCGCTCTCGGCTGCGGACATTTCCCGGATGGTTCCGGAGGTATCGCCGGCCGCGATCCGCCAGATGATGAAGCGACTTGAGGATGAAAGGATGCTTCGGCTTGCAGCCGATGCCGTCCTCGAGTTTATGCATGAGCATCCGGTCGCTGCTTGTTGGGGACGGGCAGATCTCGCGTCGTCCGACATGATGTCACTTGAGACAACACGTTCTGTCTGGCAGGCTCGCGCTGATCCGCGGCGCCGTACTGCATCCATCGGAATGTATACCCACGTGCTCGATCGTTGGGGGATCTTCTACGATCAGCCCATTGTGCTGAATGAACGTCAGGCGGGTGCAGCAATAGAAGGTGTCGTGCGGCAAAGCGCAACCACGGATATCGCGGCGCTTGCGGTTGACACGCATGGATACACCGACTTTGCGATGGGAATGGCACGGGTATTGGGCTTTGATCTCTGCCCTCGCCTGTCGCATCTTCGTGACCGTCGCCTTCACGTTCCTCGCAGGCACGATGTCCCGCCGCAACTCGCCTCGATTACTGATCGCGATGTCAGACTCGACCTTATTGCGGACGTCTGGGACGAGTTTGTGAGGATCGCTGCCTCCATACGTTCGGGAAAGTGCACTGCAGTTGACGCCCTCACCCGCTTCGGGTCGGCCGCGCGCGGACAGAGTGTGTACGAAGGTGGTGTTCATATTGGGCGTCTGTTCAGAAGCATCTTTCTGATCGACTACTTCACCAACACGGCGTTCAGGAGCGAGCTGCAGCATGTGTTAAACCGGGGCGAGGCCGTGCACAACGTCCAGCGTGCGATCCATATCGGCAAGATCCCTGTCGAACTCGCTCGGCGTCAGGAGTCACTGTCCGCAGTGTCCTCCGCACTGACACTTCTCTCGAATATCTTGATGGCGTGGAACACCACTCACATGCAACGCGCTGTCGATGAAATGCAGGTTGTCACTGGCCAGCCATTGGATCCTGAAGAGTTGAAGCGAATCGCCCCGACACACCTGGAGGGCATCAATCTGCGCGGGACGTTCAATTTCCCGGTGGCCCGGTACGCGCGACGAATCCTGCCAAGTCTCGCGAGTGATCTGCCCGCCTCTGCCGCCAGTCGTCAAGCGTAG